AGTCTTGATAGCGTTCCATCGCTTGCGCTCGATTCGAACCAAATTGCCGCAACAACCAAGCCGCTTGCAAGCATTCCAACGGCGACGCTTGAGCAACCGTCGCCCGATAACTACTCCAAGGCCAATCCGCTACATCATTTACCATCTGCGCGCGTACCGGATTCAATACCACGTAACGGGACAACTCGAGCAAATAACTGTCTTTTTCCACCAAGATGGCTTTATAGCGTCCTTGAAATACATGACCGACGCGCTGATGCCGACGGTTGAACGTTTGTGTGTAAACGCCATTCAACTGGCGCATACCCTTGGATAAATTGCCTTCTACCGTCTCGACCACCACATGGTAATGATTGCTCATCAAACAATAGGCGTGGCAAATCCAATTAAACCGGTCGCAAACTTCATTGAACAATTCGAGCCAGTTCAATCGGTCTTCATCATCAAGGTATATCGCGTTCCGCGCATTCCCCCGCGACGTCACATGATACAACCCGCCAGCCAATTCTAGTCTGAGTGGTCTAGCCATGGCTGTTAGGATAGACCATATTTGCTTGATTGGGAGAGTAGCGGCAACCCTTACGGGTTACCGCCCTCGCAGAACCGGACTTGGAGCGTTACACCATCCGGCTCCCAGTTTAAGTCATCCACAATGGTTTGGGATATAAGTTGTGCTGGATTTGCAACGATGGCATCCATGCCCGTAACACCTTGCTGAACTTCGCCCAGTTACAACTTCGCCTTTGACTGCGTCTATTAATCCATTTAAATAGCACGCGACTTATCAGATAAGCGTAATTACTGATCTGCCTGGCATTACCACTCACACCGTAGTAGGCTACGTGACCGACCAAGTGCCGCCGCGCGTAGAGCATCATGGCTTTTCCGCCTTGCAATCTTAACTGTGCCAATTTCTGGTTGACCTCTTTAAGTTTCTTGGTGATCCGATCGCGTTGCGTCGTGCGCCCCACTATGAACCGACCTTTGCGACTCTTGCCCACGTAGTGGGTGAAGCCCAGAAAATCAAAAGTCGCCGGACGTTTGGCACCATCTTTGCCGCATG
This sequence is a window from Methylomonas methanica MC09. Protein-coding genes within it:
- a CDS encoding transposase; this translates as MNWLELFNEVCDRFNWICHAYCLMSNHYHVVVETVEGNLSKGMRQLNGVYTQTFNRRHQRVGHVFQGRYKAILVEKDSYLLELSRYVVLNPVRAQMVNDVADWPWSSYRATVAQASPLECLQAAWLLRQFGSNRAQAMERYQDFVRAGVGLPPVWEGLRNQIFLGDKPFVEKLQRQINAESQDLKEIPKAQRRALGRPLSDYVETIPDTKQGITQAYESGDYTMQQIADAFGVHYSTVSRAVKKRVFEMLDCKT